The following are from one region of the Polaribacter marinaquae genome:
- a CDS encoding amidohydrolase: MKNELKVTGIQADLYWENPTKNIAFFENKINNLDKDTDLVVLPEMFTTGFTMQPKNVAESMDGYSVSWMQEIAEKHQIAICGSLVIVENDKFYNRFVFVHPNKELETYNKRHSFTLAGENKVYTSGLERIIINYKGWKICPLICYDLRFPVWARNTDNYDLLLFMANWPVTRIKAWETLLKARAIENMSYVVGVNRTGKDASNYEYSGNSLIVDFLGEELSSLNNNEIGIVTSVITLDKQNIIRDKLGFLHDKDSFTIN; this comes from the coding sequence ATGAAAAATGAATTAAAAGTAACCGGAATTCAAGCAGATTTATATTGGGAAAATCCAACAAAAAACATAGCTTTCTTCGAAAACAAAATAAACAACTTAGATAAAGACACAGATCTTGTTGTTTTGCCAGAAATGTTTACTACTGGTTTTACAATGCAACCAAAAAACGTAGCCGAATCTATGGATGGATACTCGGTTTCTTGGATGCAAGAAATAGCTGAAAAACATCAAATTGCTATTTGCGGAAGCTTGGTTATTGTTGAAAACGATAAATTTTACAATCGCTTTGTTTTTGTACATCCAAATAAAGAATTAGAAACTTATAATAAAAGGCATTCCTTTACTTTGGCCGGAGAAAATAAAGTTTATACTTCTGGTTTAGAAAGAATAATTATCAATTACAAAGGATGGAAAATTTGTCCGTTAATTTGTTATGATTTACGCTTTCCTGTTTGGGCTAGAAACACAGACAATTACGACTTATTACTTTTTATGGCAAATTGGCCGGTAACTAGAATAAAAGCTTGGGAAACGCTTTTAAAAGCGCGTGCAATAGAAAACATGAGTTATGTAGTCGGCGTTAATAGAACAGGCAAAGATGCTAGTAATTACGAGTATTCTGGTAATTCTTTAATCGTAGATTTTTTAGGGGAAGAATTATCTAGTTTAAACAACAATGAGATTGGTATTGTAACTTCTGTAATTACACTAGATAAACAAAACATAATA